A stretch of Ascochyta rabiei chromosome 6, complete sequence DNA encodes these proteins:
- a CDS encoding mRNA splicing protein, protein MAPPGEPRKPDISAAAKERNEYIPSFISKKPFYAIDEHGNDNGDDYLEHQRLQKQEQDSTWYDRGRKLGPAATKYRKGACENCGAMTHKKKDCLSRPRKAGAKFTGKRIEADEVVQDVQQSWDAKRDRWNGYDASDFSQVIEEYNELEELRKKTKKKATDGDENSGDEEDEGDKYDAETDMGRKQATSTRNLRLREDTAKYLLNLDLDSAKYDPKTRSMVDSGATSDKAAQLVAEDGFMRASGDAAEFERAQRYAWETQERGDKNKLHLQANPTSGEVMRKKELAEAEEQRKAKAKILAEKYGTQEKFTDETIRKIAVTENEKYVEYDELGGIKGAPKVKAKSKYAEDIFPGNHTSVWGSWWADFQWGFACCHSTVKNSYCTGEAGREAFEKAEQMRTGADLEEVPRAIAWKEEEALEEHVPNAPERDQKAKQDSASRKRTMAEMTNDVNEEEMEEYRRKRTMAADPMAAYLKGDVADAV, encoded by the coding sequence ATGGCGCCACCCGGCGAACCTAGGAAACCGGACATTTCCGCTGCAGCCAAAGAGCGTAACGAATACATTCCTTCCTTCATCTCCAAGAAGCCATTCTATGCTATCGATGAGCACGGCAATGACAATGGCGACGATTACCTGGAACATCAGCGTTTGCAGAAGCAGGAGCAAGATTCGACCTGGTATGATCGCGGGAGAAAACTTGGGCCGGCGGCCACCAAGTACCGCAAAGGCGCCTGTGAGAACTGCGGAGCCATGACCCACAAGAAGAAGGATTGCCTCAGTAGACCACGCAAAGCAGGCGCAAAGTTCACTGGCAAGCGAATCGAGGCGGACGAAGTCGTTCAAGACGTTCAGCAAAGCTGGGATGCGAAGCGAGATCGATGGAACGGTTACGATGCATCTGACTTCAGCCAAGTCATAGAAGAATACAACGAGCTGGAAGAGCTACGtaagaagacgaagaagaaggccaCAGATGGCGATGAGAACTCCGGGGATGAGGAGGACGAGGGCGACAAGTATGATGCCGAGACAGATATGGGGAGGAAACAGGCAACATCCACAAGGAACCTGCGATTACGGGAAGACACCGCAAAGTACCTGCTGAACCTCGACCTGGACTCGGCGAAATACGACCCCAAGACACGATCGATGGTAGACAGCGGCGCAACCTCGGACAAAGCAGCACAGCTGGTGGCAGAAGATGGGTTCATGCGTGCGTCTGGCGATGCTGCAGAGTTTGAGAGGGCGCAGCGCTATGCCTGGGAGACGCAAGAGCGTGGAGACAAGAACAAACTACATTTGCAGGCAAACCCCACGTCCGGCGAAGTCATGCGGAAGAAGGAATTAGCGGAAGCAGAGGAGCAGAGGAAGGCAAAGGCAAAGATCCTCGCGGAGAAGTACGGCACACAGGAGAAATTTACCGACGAGACTATACGCAAGATTGCCGTTACCGAAAACGAGAAATATGTCGAGTACGACGAGCTAGGAGGCATAAAGGGTGCACCAAAAGTCAAAGCCAAGTCCAAGTACGCCGAGGACATCTTCCCCGGAAACCACACATCAGTCTGGGGCAGTTGGTGGGCAGATTTCCAATGGGGTTTTGCATGCTGTCACTCTACGGTCAAGAACTCTTATTGTACAGGCGAGGCTGGCAGGGAGGCTTTCGAGAAAGCCGAACAGATGCGTACTGGCGCCGACTTGGAGGAAGTGCCCAGAGCCATTGCAtggaaagaagaagaagctctcGAAGAGCACGTGCCTAACGCCCCAGAGAGGGACCAGAAAGCGAAGCAGGATTCGGCCAGTCGCAAGCGGACCATGGCTGAAATGACCAACGACGTCAACGAGGAGGAGATGGAGGAGTACAGACGGAAGCGCACAATGGCAGCAGACCCCATGGCTGCCTATCTCAAGGGAGATGTGGCCGATGCAGTATGA
- a CDS encoding N-terminal methionine N(alpha)-acetyltransferase NatB, whose translation MSLFGGDSSAPPTESEYESGSDQPPSPIAPSPLRPSLRSPPSAQAVNTAHGAHDVEIEEFARDLAGNDADSEESDDDEPERPNRFKGPPQTWKGYTAADRQIAESLQQLQDTDLAAHLYNAHALKRRVRKPATELSTLNNWQNKDAWLKEGKELQYTDAAGQLQTELVPAKDWTAWPLPPTSLYTLNNGFRRAAVDPEENEWVIGGGGAQDPGTELKEEMLGVFLRLAKHSWHKKDWQDEGQPDAKKRARSRATSKPQSIHSDIDMKNGSGDEDVAGGHGVKRGRKPQPELTIKPAILADDTKAHRLLQPMVASMLDKLDDVALALQRTRLNHFGRGGFGEGSSQSEFTTDAEITERESRSRSQSRAKSAPRSKPVTRQSSRPSSSRASRAPRSTKKASKPKVQSEDSDSASDYGARFGNKDGLELNASRSPTLRRKRSRSESTMDEDVSNTRDWSRAGLMDWSEVLGIAAVKGWNQQALARTAQRCSALFGESMSFTPLHEDLATKLPADPVNFTPSTIPAPSKPTIGAPRSTKRPYFQPGAIRCPHTDCYGHRKDFAMSYRVIEHCRRIHGYDPRSNDSDNEERTHGGVHIDGFLQPITAKQGWLGHGRSKAGGKKRKTEEADPIDLNAVAAAIEKET comes from the coding sequence ATGTCGTTGTTTGGTGGTGACAGCAGCGCGCCGCCAACCGAATCTGAATATGAATCCGGGTCCGATCAACCACCATCGCCCATCGCGCCGTCACCACTCAGACCTAGCTTGCGTAGTCCTCCAAGCGCGCAAGCCGTGAACACCGCACATGGTGCTCACGATGTTGAAATCGAAGAATTCGCGCGGGACTTGGCCGGAAACGATGCAGACAGCGAAGAGTCTGACGATGATGAACCGGAACGACCGAACCGGTTCAAAGGGCCACCGCAGACGTGGAAAGGCTACACCGCAGCAGATCGCCAGATCGCCGAATCGCTCCAGCAGCTCCAAGACACCGACCTTGCCGCCCACCTCTACAATGCGCATGCTTTGAAGCGCCGCGTGCGCAAGCCTGCCACGGAGCTTTCGACCCTCAACAACTGGCAGAACAAGGACGCTTGGCTGAAGGAAGGGAAGGAACTGCAATACACAGACGCCGCAGGGCAGCTGCAGACGGAGCTGGTTCCCGCAAAGGACTGGACGGCGTGGCCATTGCCCCCAACTTCGCTCTACACGCTCAACAACGGATTTAGAAGGGCTGCAGTCGATCCGGAAGAGAACGAATGGGTGATTGGCGGTGGTGGAGCGCAAGACCCCGGAACAGAGCTGAAAGAAGAGATGCTGGGCGTATTCCTCCGGTTAGCAAAGCATAGCTGGCACAAAAAGGATTGGCAAGATGAAGGCCAGCCAGATGCAAAGAAGAGAGCGCGGTCAAGAGCAACATCTAAACCACAGAGCATTCACTCTGATATCGACATGAAAAATGGCAGTGGAGACGAAGATGTGGCTGGAGGACATGGAGTGAAGCGTGGGAGGAAACCTCAGCCTGAGCTGACTATCAAGCCGGCCATTCTTGCGGACGACACGAAGGCCCATAGACTCTTGCAGCCGATGGTCGCTTCTATGCTCGACAAACTGGATGACGTTGCGCTAGCGTTGCAGCGGACTCGTCTGAACCACTTCGGACGTGGGGGGTTCGGTGAAGGGTCGTCTCAGAGTGAGTTCACAACAGACGCAGAAATTACCGAGCGAGAGTCTCGATCCAGGTCCCAATCTCGAGCTAAGAGTGCGCCCCGGAGTAAACCTGTTACCCGGCAATCCTCACGACCCTCTTCCAGTCGCGCCAGTCGTGCTCCAAGGTCTACGAAGAAGGCTTCGAAACCTAAAGTGCAGTCTGAAGACAGCGACTCGGCTTCTGATTACGGCGCTCGGTTTGGCAACAAAGACGGACTAGAGTTGAACGCGTCTCGTAGCCCAACACTTCGTCGGAAGCGAAGCAGGTCGGAGAGCACAATGGACGAGGACGTGTCGAACACCCGCGACTGGTCGCGAGCAGGCCTTATGGACTGGAGCGAAGTTCTCGGGATTGCAGCTGTGAAAGGCTGGAATCAACAAGCGCTCGCTCGGACCGCGCAGCGTTGCTCAGCTTTGTTCGGAGAAAGCATGTCGTTCACGCCCTTGCATGAAGATCTTGCAACGAAACTCCCCGCCGACCCGGTCAATTTTACACCATCCACCATTCCAGCTCCGAGCAAGCCCACCATCGGTGCACCTCGCTCCACGAAGCGGCCATACTTCCAACCAGGCGCAATACGCTGTCCACACACTGACTGCTACGGACATCGCAAGGACTTTGCAATGTCGTATCGAGTAATTGAGCACTGTAGGAGGATCCACGGCTATGACCCTCGATCCAACGATTCGGATAACGAAGAGAGAACGCATGGCGGGGTTCATATAGACGGTTTCCTACAACCTATCACCGCGAAGCAGGGATGGCTGGGACATGGAAGATCAAAGGCAGGAggcaagaagaggaagacggAGGAGGCAGATCCCATCGATCTCAATGCTGTAGCCGCAGCGATCGAAAAAGAAACGTGA
- a CDS encoding DNA helicase, translating into MDNEPPGSSQAFLKSFAQASGPPLGTQRAPFEILSSPEPEPKRRKTANEEGIKPAKSKSYDGSSRQETTKMLTESTDVGPKKIRFYAVAVGRNPGVYKDWSTVEALTRGFPGAKHKKFKTEQEALAYIDKYREHVEKLSGLIPSHQPGRVFELPSSTRSSGPRAHTASFSEYEPTSYETIPSEPLSLQQMRMLYPQMEQNLAEIDQNFVPLDDGPKLVPEQQQVVDLIVQGHNVFYTGSAGCGKSTILKAFVRQLEEKGKRVRIVAPTNLAALNVGGQTTWSFAGWTPDSMKLGIDKLMENSRGKESWKKFDETDVLVIDEISMIENLQFERLNMIMKASRGEKYSGGAFGGVQLVVTGDFYQLAPVKPFTHCMCGWELEKDNNNSPKEYKCENRDCREDVFYDIDMWAFRSHAWEKCNFKHVNLTQIHRQSDMMFKSILNRIRTDGKILKPHANVLLNHTSETEGAIMLFARRFDVDRVNSENIAKIQSAARIYKCVDDFYWPGNHRSDKTLEKNTYRLPDGSLSTLKEHRFDTQVQLKQDQRVVLQANLDPAVGLVNGAQGKIVEFKPYDEKDLPKVPVKKNEGGDLRGDHAAYREAQIKAFGDVNGHQPWPVVQFTNGVTRTIFADCTVNLLGNYEPYCKLSRTQIPLTAGYAITVHKSQGMTLDRVTVDLARAFEPSQIYVALSRARSLKGLTVTALPRFDLGGANAQVKEFMEKHVIKKKPEP; encoded by the exons ATGGACAATGAGCCGCCTGGATCCAGTCAAGCTTTTCTTAAAAGCTTTGCGCAAGCTTCTGGTCCTCCACTCGGTACACAGCGTGCTCCGTTTGAGATATTGTCGAGTCCTGAGCCGGAGCCAAAACGCAGGAAAACAGCAAATGAGGAAGGGATAAAACCGGCCAAATCCAAGAGCTACGACGGCTCTTCTAGACAAGAGACCACAAAGATGCTCACCGAGTCAACAGATGTCGGACCTAAAAAGATAAGATTCTACGCGGTAGCCGTTGGACGTAATCCTGGGGTCTACAAGGACTGGTCGACAGTGGAAGCGTTGACCAGAGGATTTCCAGGCGCAAAGCACAAGAAGTTTAAGACTGAACAGGAGGCGTTGGCATATATCGATAAGTACAGAGAGCATGTCGAGAAGCTCTCTGGGCTGATCCCGAGCCACCAGCCCGGCCGGGTGTTCGAATTGCCCTCGTCTACGCGATCTTCTGGACCGAGAGCACATACAGCAAGCTTTTCAGAGTATGAACCAACGAGTTATGAAACGATTCCATCAGAACCACTATCGCTACAGCAGATGAGGATGCTATATCCGCAGATGGAACAGAACCTGGCAGAGATAGATCAGAACTTTGTCCCGCTGGACGATGGACCCAAGCTTGTTCCGGAGCAGCAACAGGTTGTAGACCTGATTGTGCAGGGCCACAATGTCTTCTATACTGGCTCTGCAGGATGTGGCAAGAGCACAATCCTCAAGGCGTTTGTCAGACAGCTAGAAGAAAAAGGCAAAAGAGTCAGGATTGTTGCGCCAACAAATTTGGCGGCTCTCAACGTAGGCGGCCAAACAACCTGGAGCTTTGCAGGGTGGACGCCCGACAGCATGAAGCTGGGTATTGACAAACTCATGGAGAACTCTCGGGGTAAAGAAAGCTGGAAGAAATTTGATGAAACAGACGTATTGGTAATTGATGAGATCAGCATGATCGAGAACCTTCAGTTCGAGCGTTTGAACATGATTATGAAAGCTTCGAGAGGGGAGAAGTATTCTGGAGGTGCCTTTGGCGGGGTGCAACTAGTTGTCACTGGAGAC TTCTACCAACTTGCCCCCGTAAAACCATTCACTCACTGCATGTGCGGGTGGGAATTGGAAAAAGACAATAATAACAGCCCCAAGGAATACAAGTGCGAGAACAGGGACTGCCGGGAAGATGTGTTCTACGATATTGATATGTGGGCGTTTCGGAGCCATGCTTGGGAA AAATGCAACTTTAAGCATGTAAATCTCACTCAAATTCACAGACAATCAGACATGATGTTCAAGAGTATCCTCAACCGCATACGGACCGACGGCAAGATCTTGAAGCCACACGCAAACGTTCTTCTGAACCACACGTCCGAGACTGAAGGCGCTATTATGTTGTTCGCTCGACGCTTCGATGTTGACCGAGTCAACAGCGAGAACATTGCCAAGATACAATCAGCAGCTCGCATATACAAGTGCGTCGACGACTTCTATTGGCCTGGTAATCACAGAAGCGATAAGACTCTCGAAAAGAACACCTATCGACTGCCTGATGGCAGTCTATCAACACTT AAAGAGCATCGTTTCGACACACAAGTGCAACTGAAACAAGACCAGCGAGTAGTACTGCAAGCGAACCTTGACCCTGCTGTGGGCCTCGTGAACGGCGCTCAGGGCAAGATCGTCGAATTCAAGCCTTACGACGAGAAAGACCTACCGAAGGTGCCAGTCAAGAAAAACGAAGGCGGAGACTTGCGCGGCGACCACGCCGCGTACCGCGAAGCGCAAATCAAGGCTTTTGGCGACGTAAACGGACACCAGCCTTGGCCCGTCGTGCAGTTCACAAACGGCGTTACCCGAACCATATTCGCTGACTGCACGGTGAATTTGCTCGGAAACTACGAGCCGTACTGCAAGCTGTCAAGAACGCAGATCCCTCTTACTGCAGGCTATGCAATCACCGTGCACAAGTCTCAGGGCATGACGCTTGACCGCGTTACGGTTGATCTTGCGCGAGCCTTTGAACCAAGTCAGATCTACGTTGCTC TAAGCAGAGCACGATCTCTAAAGGGCCTGACCGTAACTGCACTACCACGCTTCGACCTAGGTGGCGCAAACGCCCAAGTCAAGGAGTTCATGGAGAAACACGTGATCAAAAAGAAGCCCGAGCCATAG
- a CDS encoding DNA-directed DNA polymerase, translated as MDTFRFRLNCIDNYQATPTDLDPVLRRGVGPSQKSREASPQVPVIRAFGATETGQKVCAHIHGALPYLYLEYVGSLEKDAVNTYIHSLRASIDHALALTYRRNANDGKSVYVGHISLVKGVPFFGYNVGYKVFLKVYMLNPMHMTRFADLLHQGAILNRVFQPYESHLQYLLQWMCDYNLFGCDYINCAKVQFRGPVPDSDEIDVKTHKWHDASIAEDFISEDDQYPRQSHCTLEVDIRVQDILNRHELQYRPIHHDFLERSSQMPMNLNDKYVPSMAGLWRDETRRRKRQMGLNDTASSPFPAEVMVSMSADPRNTDRGGWIHEDEYRELVSNLIEEEKKHRDEVTFGTFVKEVPGQEGLRTTVESVEDLYPENLSIQQMNNVDEREQNQALEPISAEVKSTLTLVNALPGDNELPLNIEQLPEILGGDAETDQAEQDGQSDTEEQQSFDPLTISLLRQSGGEETSDDHLDEGIDLVDPSDAGSVGDPNSPSTVRKRNLEPGLESPHKRQRILNGSQSSPRKVSFHERLEGRNSTGTSRKNHNDELPRPSQSSQSSIKAHGHGGPTTMSFPVVKNSDAPGTKLRLSQSGYSNSQEMPKTPRPKHLMVGRTLMTPVTPWTHQKTSPIRPSSSDPKVAAEALSLTERLVKSFPHKHPTVYFGTLPPSLDVVNDTMMHAGLPPVIFQDAYYSDEKDVPDRAREYAGREFKLQSTTLPYLPAFDPTGTSSANFGEQKPIVVDKIKEDAKNRTRSQRCSLRNWEIAQPPPSFREVDEWLRHESTKNAPSKPPSKRKKTQTPRPRKVKFLDHLSQIEGPTQKGKYGFKFSQQQKSTNVRHETKYMSIMSLEVHVNSRGDLVPDPAEDGIQSIFWTIQGEENATTDRSRTGVLCLSEENGIAERIAKQVSVEVEYEEDELDLINRIVDIVRQFDPDILTGYEVHNSSWGYLIERARMKFEYNLCDEISRMKSQSHGRFGKDADRWGFTHTSTIRVTGRHMINIWRAMRGELNLLQYTMENVVFHLLHKRIPHYQHSDLTTWYLSTKPRDLFKVLNHFLTRIQLNLDILKANEIVPRTSEQARLLGVDFFSVISRGSQFKVESTMFRIAKPENFVLISPSRKQVGQQNALECLPLVMEPQSAFYSSPLVVLDFQSLYPSVMIAYNLCYSTCLGRITSWRGRNKMGFMDFKREPRLLELVKDHINIAPNGMMYVKPEMRKSLLAKMLGEILETRVMVKSGMKQDKDDRTLQQLLHNRQLALKLLANVTYGYTSASFSGRMPCSEIADSIVQTGRETLEKAIALIHATEKWGAEVVYGDTDSLFIYLKGRTRDQAFTIGEEISKAITDANPRPIKLKFEKVYHPCVLLAKKRYVGFKYEHRNQAEPDFDAKGIETVRRDGTPAEQKIEERALKLLFRTADLSQVKAYFQEQCTKIMQGRISIQDFLFAKEVKLGTYSDRGPPPPGALIATKRMLADPRTEPQYGERIPYVVTTGAPGARLIDRCVSPEMLLSNEHLELDAEYYISKNLIPPLERIFNLVGANVRQWYDEMPKVQRMRNITVPLPSRPNPNVAGGQTSLRKTLESYMKTSSCLVCRAKLPPPPTYLPGVEPDAFAMLPLCEKCLRRPARALLSLKQSIWKREVRVKEVDMVCRSCSGLAWGEDIKCDSRDCPVFYTRVRERSKLAGLKAGIGSVVEVLEDGIDDGLPEVEVEGSTKQETSKETSIGALSEGLAW; from the exons ATGGACACGTTCCGCTTCCGCCTGAATTGTATCGACAACTACCAGGCGACGCCGACAGATCTTGACCCCGTTTTGCGACGTGGTGTTGGCCCTTCGCAAAAGTCGCGTGAGGCATCGCCTCAAGTTCCGGTTATTCGCGCGTTTGGCGCAACTGAAACTGGGCAAAAAGTATGCGCGCATATTCATGGAGCGCTCCCGTACTTGTATCTTGAATACGTCGGCAGCTTGGAGAAGGATGCTG TCAATACCTATATCCATTCCCTTCGAGCGTCGATCGACCACGCCCTCGCCTTGACCTACCGCCGGAATGCGAACGACGGGAAGTCGGTCTACGTTGGGCACATCTCGCTGGTTAAAGGCGTGCCGTTCTTTGGATATAATGTCGGATACAAGGTCTTTCTGAAGGTCTACATGCTCAATCCTATGCACATGACGCGCTTCGCCGACTTGCTGCACCAGGGAGCTATCTTGAACCGCGTATTTCAGCCCTACGAGAGCCATCTACAATACCTCTTGCAGTGGATGTGCGATTACAACTTGTTTGGGTGCGACTACATCAACTGTGCAAAGGTCCAATTCCGCGGTCCCGTTCCAGACAGCGACGAGATAGACGTCAAAACGCACAAGTGGCACGATGCGTCCATCGCAGAAGATTTCATCTCGGAAGACGACCAGTATCCTCGACAGAGCCATTGCACGCTAGAGGTAGACATTCGCGTGCAAGACATTTTGAACCGACACGAACTTCAATACCGACCGATCCACCATGACTTCTTGGAGCGTTCGAGTCAGATGCCGATGAACCTAAATGACAAGTATGTGCCATCGATGGCTGGACTGTGGAGAGACGAGACGCGTCGCCGGAAGCGGCAAATGGGTCTCAACGACACGGCGAGTAGCCCGTTCCCGGCAGAGGTGATGGTTTCTATGTCTGCAGATCCAAGGAATACGGACAGGGGCGGATGGATACATGAGGACGAGTATCGAGAGCTTGTCTCGAATCTGAtcgaggaggagaagaagcacaGAGACGAGGTGACTTTTGGTACCTTCGTCAAGGAGGTTCCTGGCCAAGAAGGACTCAGAACGACCGTGGAAAGCGTTGAAGACCTGTATCCAGAAAACCTCTCGATTCAGCAGATGAACAATGTTGATGAGCGAGAGCAAAACCAAGCGCTGGAGCCTATCAGTGCGGAAGTCAAGAGCACATTGACCCTGGTTAATGCCCTGCCTGGCGACAACGAGCTACCTCTTAATATTGAGCAACTTCCTGAGATACTCGGAGGGGATGCTGAGACAGATCAGGCAGAGCAAGATGGGCAGTCTGACACTGAGGAGCAGCAATCGTTTGATCCACTGACTATATCTCTTTTGCGACAGTCTGGTGGCGAAGAAACTTCAGACGATCATCTCGATGAGGGCATTGATCTTGTCGATCCCAGCGACGCAGGTAGTGTCGGCGACCCGAACAGTCCTTCCACAGTACGCAAGAGGAACCTTGAGCCAGGTCTAGAGTCGCCACACAAACGGCAGCGCATACTGAACGGTTCCCAGTCTAGTCCGAGGAAGGTGTCCTTTCATGAAAGGCTTGAAGGACGCAACTCCACAGGTACATCGCGAAAGAACCACAACGACGAGCTACCAAGGCCCAGTCAATCATCTCAAAGCAGCATTAAAGCTCATGGGCATGGAGGACCAACGACTATGTCGTTCCCCGTTGTGAAGAACTCAGATGCACCAGGAACGAAGTTACGGCTCAGTCAGTCAGGATACTCGAATTCTCAAGAAATGCCCAAGACACCTAGGCCTAAGCATCTCATGGTTGGAAGGACACTGATGACCCCTGTAACGCCATGGACACACCAGAAAACATCGCCAATAAGACCAAGCAGTAGCGACCCCAAAGTCGCTGCAGAGGCATTGTCGTTGACCGAGCGCCTGGTGAAATCGTTTCCGCATAAGCACCCTACGGTTTACTTCGGCACTCTTCCTCCCTCGTTAGATGTGGTCAATGACACCATGATGCACGCTGGGTTACCTCCTGTCATTTTCCAAGATGCCTATTACAGTGACGAGAAAGATGTGCCGGATCGAGCTCGTGAGTATGCGGGACGTGAGTTTAAGCTGCAAAGCACTACATTGCCATATCTGCCTGCGTTCGACCCGACCGGCACAAGCTCTGCGAACTTTGGTGAGCAGAAACCAATTGTGGTCGACAAAATCAAGGAAGACGCGAAGAACAGGACAAGGTCTCAACGGTGCAGCTTGCGAAACTGGGAGATTGCGCAGCCACCTCCGTCGTTCCGGGAAGTAGATGAATGGCTGCGACACGAGTCAACGAAAAACGCGCCCTCGAAACCCCCATCGAAGCGTAAAAAGACACAGACGCCTAGGCCAAGGAAAGTCAAATTTCTAGACCACCTCTCACAGATTGAAGGTCCTACACAGAAGGGTAAATATGGTTTCAAGTTCTCGCAACAGCAAAAGTCAACCAACGTCAGGCACGAAACTAAGTACATGAGCATCATGAGCCTGGAAGTGCATGTCAACTCACGAGGCGATCTTGTCCCAGACCCTGCCGAAGACGGTATTCAATCTATCTTTTGGACAATCCAAGGCGAAGAGAATGCAACGACAGATCGATCTCGTACAGGAGTGCTCTGCCTTTCAGAGGAGAACGGTATCGCTGAGCGCATAGCCAAGCAGGTATCGGTTGAAGTCGAGtacgaagaagacgagctTGACCTGATCAATCGAATTGTGGATATCGTTCGACAGTTCGATCCTGATATCCTTACTGGTTACGAAGTACACAACAGCTCATGGGGCTACCTTATCGAACGAGCGAGAATGAAGTTTGAGTACAATCTCTGCGACGAGATCAGCAGAATGAAATCACAGTCTCATGGCAGATTCGGTAAAGATGCAGATCGATGGGGCTTCACTCACACCTCAACCATTCGCGTCACTGGACGTCATATGATCAACATCTGGAGAGCCATGCGAGGAGAGTTGAATCTACTCCAATACACGATGGAGAACGTTGTTTTCCATCTCCTCCATAAGCGCATACCCCACTATCAGCATTCGGACCTCACCACCTGGTACCTCAGCACTAAGCCGCGAGATTTGTTCAAGGTACTAAATCATTTCCTGACCCGCATCCAGCTCAACCTCGACATCCTGAAAGCAAACGAAATCGTGCCGCGTACGAGCGAACAGGCACGTCTTCTGGGAGTCGACTTCTTCTCTGTCATTTCTCGAGGATCACAGTTCAAGGTCGAGTCTACCATGTTCCGCATCGCCAAACCCGAGAATTTTGTTCTCATCTCTCCGAGTCGCAAACAGGTCGGCCAGCAGAACGCTCTTGAATGTTTACCCCTAGTCATGGAGCCACAAAGCGCTTTCTACTCTAGCCCACTTGTGGTGTTGGATTTTCAATCACTGTACCCAAGTGTAATGATTGCGTACAATCTTTGTTACTCCACTTGTCTGGGACGCATCACAAGCTGGCGTGGCCGTAACAAGATGGGGTTCATGGACTTCAAGCGGGAGCCTCGACTATTGGAGCTGGTCAAGGACCACATTAACATCGCGCCCAACGGCATGATGTATGTCAAGCCCGAGATGCGAAAGTCACTCCTCGCAAAGATGTTGGGCGAGATTTTAGAAACTAGAGTCATGGTCAAGAGTGGAATGAAACAGGACAAGGATGACAGGACACTGCAGCAACTACTTCATAACAGACAGCTGGCATTAAAACTTCTAGCAAACGTCACTTACGGCTATACATCCGCCTCTTTCTCTGGCCGCATGCCTTGCTCCGAAATCGCAGACAGCATTGTTCAGACTGGACGCGAGACTCTTGAGAAAGCGATCGCACTCATCCACGCCACCGAGAAATGGGGAGCTGAAGTAGTATACGGCGACACCGACTCGCTCTTCATCTACCTCAAAGGCCGCACCCGCGACCAAGCCTTCACTATCGGCGAAGAAATCTCCAAAGCCATAACTGACGCCAACCCGCGACCTATCAAGCTTAAATTTGAGAAAGTGTACCACCCATGCGTGCTGCTTGCTAAAAAGCGCTACGTCGGCTTCAAGTACGAGCATCGCAACCAAGCTGAGCCCGACTTTGATGCCAAAGGCATTGAGACTGTCCGCCGCGACGGCACGCCCGCCGAGCAGAAGATCGAGGAACGAGCGTTGAAACTTCTCTTCCGCACCGCTGATCTGAGCCAAGTAAAGGCATATTTCCAAGAACAATGCACGAAGATCATGCAAGGGCGCATCTCAATTCAAGACTTTCTCTTCGCCAAAGAGGTAAAGTTAGGAACGTACTCAGACCGAGGCCCTCCTCCGCCCGGCGCCCTCATAGCAACGAAACGTATGCTCGCAGACCCGCGAACTGAACCACAATACGGTGAACGGATACCCTATGTCGTCACCACCGGCGCGCCGGGAGCCCGACTCATCGACCGTTGCGTGTCACCGGAAATGCTTCTATCGAACGAACATCTCGAGCTCGACGCCGAGTACTACATCAGCAAGAATCTCATCCCGCCACTCGAACGCATCTTCAACTTGGTCGGCGCAAACGTAAGACAGTGGTACGATGAGATGCCCAAAGTGCAGCGCATGCGCAACATCACCGTGCCATTGCCCTCTAGACCGAATCCCAACGTCGCTGGTGGGCAGACCTCGCTCAGGAAGACACTTGAGAGCTACATGAAGACTTCCTCTTGCCTCGTGTGTCGCGCAAAGCTGCCGCCCCCACCCACGTACCTGCCGGGTGTGGAACCAGATGCATTTGCCATGCTGCCACTGTGCGAGAAGTGTCTGCGAAGACCTGCACGGGCGCTCCTCAGCTTGAAACAGAGCATCTGGAAGCGCGAGGTCAGAGTCAAAGAGGTGGATATGGTTTGTCGGAGTTGTTCGGGGCTGGCGTGGGGTGAAGACATCAAATGCGACAGCCGAGACTGTCCTGTCTTCTACACCAGGGTGAGAGAGAGGAGCAAGTTGGCGGGGCTGAAGGCGGGAATTGGAAGCGTGGTGGAGGTGCTTGAAGACGGCATTGACGATGGACTGCCGGAGGTTGAGGTTGAGGGAAGTACGAAACAGGAGACCAGTAAAGAAACCAGCATCGGAGCTCTAAGTGAGGGTCTTGCTTGGTAA